The Nocardia sp. NBC_00508 nucleotide sequence GGGGGCGGCAGCGCGTCCACGGCGGGCGCCGATATCGCCGACCCGGATTCGGCCCGCGCGCTGATCGCCGGGATCGCCGCGGAGTTCGGCCGCCTCGACGTGCTGGTGCTCAACGCCTCCGGCGGTCTCGAGCTGCATGCGGGTCCCGGCTACGCGATGGCACTGAACCGCGACGCGCAGGAACGACTGGTGCGACTTGCCTTGCCGCACATGTCATCCGGCTCCGGAATCGTCTTCGTGACCAGTCATCAGGCGCACTTCTACGGCCGCAAGCCGGTCCCCGCCGAATACGAGCCCATCGCCGCGAGCAAACGCGCGGGTGAGGATGCCCTGCGCGCCATGATCCCCGAACTCAGCGCCCGCGGCGTGACCTTGCACGTCGTTTCCGGCGACATGATCGACGGCACGATCATCGTCCAGCTTCTGGAGCGCCGAAACCCCGACGCCGTCACCGCCCGCCGAAATCAGGGCACCTTGCCCACTGTCACGGAGTTCGCCACCGCCGTCGCCCTCGCCACCACCAGCCCGGCCGATCCCGGACACACCACATACGTCGGCGGTCAGGACTATCTCGACGAGCGAGAAACCGCCTCCTGAACGGCTGGGCAAGCGCGCCGGTCCATCTGGCCCGCGGTCGGTGCTGCGTACCTTTCGTCACGCCATGTCGCGCTGCGCTCCGCGAACCGCCTGTCGTGGCGGCCATTGATCAACCCGATGGCCGTGCAGTGGCTGCAGTTATGTGCCGCGTGGCGCTCGAACGACGGGCCGAGTGGTGCGAATTACTAATGGTGGGAATGTCCGATACTCAGTGGAGCATAGGGAGTATGCCGCCACGGCGTCCGGCGGCCATGGGCAAGTGAGGTTGCGGATGCTGTTCGTTGGCTCGCGGAGACCGGTCGTGTGGACCTGGTCGGGTGGAGGGCGTGCATGACGACCTTCGAAGACATCGAGATCGATCTTCCGTATCCCGCCTACGCCAAAGAGGGGCTCAAAGCGGTCGTCGACCTGGCGGAAGAATACATGCAGCGTTCGATCGTGCTGTTCGCGTCCGGTTTCGACGGCGGGCAGCCGGACATGATCGCTTGGCTGGCGGAGAACGAGCTGCTCAGCAAGGAAGGGCGCAAGCTCACCGAGGACGGTGCTCAGAAGCTCCAGCCGAAAGCGTCGGTGATGACCGACGGCTACGGCGAGAATAGCGGCAAAATCCAGGAGAGAGCGGAGCAACTGCGAACGTATAACGGCAGTGTCAATCAAAGCGCCATCGCGAGCTTCGACACGTCGAACAAGGCGTTCCAGGACGTGATCGGAATCGTGGACGAGCTCAAAGCCGAGCTGAGTGGGGAGCATCAGGTGACTCGGTGGCCAGATGGCAACCTGTACCTGACCGTCGCCGAGGAAGTCCGGTTGCTGCGCCTGATTGCGGAGGCAGTGGACGCTGTGCACGACCGGATCGAGGACGCGGACAGGGGCATGCAAAGGGACGCCAAGAATATCTACGATCTGATGCCGGACCTCCCCCGCAACCCTTACGGTAGCGCGCCGGATGTCGGGAGCCAGGGGCCGTGGGCGCAGGCCCCGAGCACGGCCAAAATCGCCCCCGGTAACGGAAGCCGGGACGATATTGTCGCGAAGGCGCAGGAGCAGCTGAGGCTCGGTGTTACCGAAAGCGGCGGCAACAATATCCCGGTGTTCCGCGGCCCGGACGGCAAACTTTACAAAGCCCCCTACAACATCAACGACGCATGGTGCGCGGCCTTCTCCACCTGGGTGTGGGATCAGTCCGGTTACAACGTCGACTGGAGCAACAAGAATTACGTGCCCGCCATCTGGAACGACGCCAAACACTTGGGATTGGCGGCGCATATATCGAGTGCCCAGAGAGGGGACATGATCATCTTCGACTGGGAGGGCGATGGAACCCCGGACCATGTGGGCATCGTGGAATCCGTGGACCCCAGAACCGGCCGAATCAACACGATCGAAGGAAATTCCAGTGATCGTCTGCAGAACCAGAGTTATTCCATGAACTCAGGATCGCTCGTCGGCGTCGTCAGGCCGCCATCCTCTGCGGCCGACAGGGCATCCTGACGGGTCCGCCCGCGGTGTCGGCCGATCACCCAGCTGGACTATGGCGGTGATCCGGTCGGATCAAGGGGTGCACCGCAATTCGATGGTGCCCGATTCTCGCCAGCCACCCGGTGACTCGCGACGCTGCCCGAGGCGGTCGTCGACGCATTCGTTTGCGCGCTCGCCGGTTGCTGGGCGGCCAACTGCCGGGAACCGGGGCCACCGCGCCTGCGTGCCCATCAAGCGGCATTTGCCCGACTCGCCGGAGATTGGCTGGCGTGTCGACCCGGCTGGGCGTAGTTGCCGGAAAAGCGGATCTGTCTTCGAAAAACACAAGGTCACTGGATGTTTGCCATGGCTTGGGGGTCGTACGAGGGCGCTGGAAGTCCGATGGATGGGCGTGTCGTGTGAGCGAAACTGCGTGAAATGGACGCGGAGGGCTTCGGTCTGGGTCACGCTGGGCACATGTGGATGTTCGGGCAGTGCCGGAACACCGGCGTGACAAGGCATCGAGGACGTGATCGAAACGCGTCCGCCGCTCTGGTCGGAATGGGGGTGCTGAGGGTGAATCAGACGTCCGAGGACCGGGCGATTCCCGGAAAGGAACTGCTGCTAGCGGCATTTCGCGGCCTACCGCACATAGATCACCCGATGCTGGAGGCGGCCGGCGAATTGGCTCAGCTGCACCGGACTCGCGAACGCACACCGCTCAGCCGGTGCGACAAACTCGACCGGCGACGGGCGCAATTGGTCCGCGGCATCGACCGCTGGGTCACCTTGGCGGCGCCGATCCCGCCTCCCGCCGCGCCCGAACACTCCGAGACCGTGGGCCGAATGGTGGACCGCCTGGCCATGCTCGTCGCCCAGGCATTCGCGGCTCTCGCCTACGCGCCCGACGCCGTCTTCTACGACGCCTGGATCCAGATCGACGAATTGGCCGACGGCTACCAGGATCTCATCGATGACCTGCGCACCGGGGCCAGGCGACTACCCGAGGGGCACTACGACCGCTGGTAACTATTTGCCCCGTCCGAACAGCCGGGACGCCCGAGGGCGGCGTCGCGGCAATGTCGCGTACACCATGGTCATGTCGGCGAAGACTTCCGCTTCCCGCTCGCGGTCGGTGCCGAATTCGGCACGGCCGAGCACATGTTCGATGGAGTGCGGCGAAATCGAGGGCAGGATGACGGCCAGCGAGGGTGGCAGCGGAGCACCGCGCTCCTCGTCTTTGTGGTGACCGAGCAACATGTGACCGATCTCGTGCAGGATGACGTGATCGGCGTTGCGGCCGGTCGCCGCGGCGTCGTACACGATGATGTCGTCGTGCTTACGCGCTACCCACAGACCGCCGCCGCCGCAGCCTGTCTCGGCCAGCATCGCCTTCGGAACGGGGTGCAGGCTGATCGAGCGGCCGCGATGCGCTGCCACTGCGGCCAAATAGGCGGTCAGGTTCCACGGGTTGGGGAGCGGCACGCTTCGGGTCGCGTCCCCGAAACGCGCTTCCATGCTGGTCATCGGCGCCAACCTTACCTACATCGCGGCCGCTAGTCATCCGCAGAACCGGACATACCGGTAGTAGGTGATCACCCGTGGGAGAACGTGATCGGTTACTCCGTGGGCGGCTCGGTGGCCAGGGGTTGCGCCCGCATGGCACGGATGGCCAGGTAGTTCAGGCCCCACAGCGCGACACCGATGGCCAGCAGCACGCCCGCGATGGCGTATTGCGCCGGATTGCGGTCGGTGAACGGTGTGACGAGGAATCCGCAGGTCACCGCGCCGAGGATGGGCAGTGGCGTCGGCGTGTGGAAGTGCTTGTGTGCCACCTTGTCTCGCCGCAGCACCAGGACGGCCACGTTGACCACGGTGAACACCGCCAGCAGTAGCAGCGCGGTGGTGCCGCCGAGTTCGGGCACCTCGCCGACGAACACGATGAGCCCGAGCGCGAGCAGCGTGGTGAAGACAATGGCGTTGTAGGGGGTGCGGCGCCGCTCGCCCACATTGCCGAACGGTCGCGGCAGCACACCCTGCCTGGCCATCCCGTAGATCAGGCGGCTGGCCATCAGCATGTTGATCAGCGCCGAGTTGGCGACCGCGAACATGGTGATGTACGCGAAGACGTGCGTCGGGAAGTCGGGCGCGCCGACCTCGACCACCTTCAGCAATGGTGTATCGCCCTGGCCGAGTTGGTCGGCGGGGACGAGCGCGATCGCGCTGATGGACACCAAGACGTAGATGAGCCCCGTGATCAAAAGCCCGGCGAGCAGCACCTTCGGGAAGATCCGGCTCGGTTCCTTGCACTCCTCGGCCATGTTCACCGAGTCCTCGAACCCGACCATGGCGAAGAACGCGAGCGTGGTGGCCACGATGACGCCGCCGAGCGCGCTGCGCTCACCGGTGTCGAATTCCACGATGCGCGAGAAATCGCCGTCGCCGACGCCCAACGCCCAGCAACCGACGCCGATGACGATCAGCAGGCCGGTCAGCTCCACACAGGTGAGCAGCACGTTGAGCTTCACGCCCTCGCTCACCCCGCGCAGGTTGACCGCCGCCACCACCGTCATGAACACCAGCGCGATCACCGTCACCGCGATACCGGTGCCGATATCCAGGTCGAAGGCTTCGGCGAAGTTGGCCGCGAAGGCTCGCGAGGCGGTGGAGGCGGAGGTGATCCCGGAGCTCATCACCGCGAAGGCGACCATGAAGGTGAGGAAATGGATGCCGAAAGCCTTGTGCGTGTACAGGGCGGCGCCCGCGGCGTGCGGATACTTGGTGACCAGCTCGAGATAGCTGAAACCGGTGATGAGCGCGACCAGGAACGCGACGAGGAAAGGAACCCACACGGCGCCGCCGACCTCGTTGGCCACCTTGCCGGTGAGCGCGTAGATGCCGGTGCCCAGGATGTCACCGACGACGAAAAGCAGCAGCAGCCCCGGCCCCATCACCCGTTTTAGTTCGGGCTCGGAGTGGCCTGTCGGATTCACGGCGATATCGGACATGCGTCCTCCCCTCGGCAGTAAGGCCGAGGGTACCCATTCCAAGGGGAAATAGTCGCCTTATGCGCCGCGGTGTGCCTAGTCCATTCGGTGCGCGGCGTCCACGATCATGGCCGCGGAGTCGCGCGGGCTCAGTGCCATGGCGCGCAGCTGGTCGAAGATGACGCCGAAGCGCCGGATTTCGGTGTGCCCCTCGATCAGCTCGTCACCCGCGATGCCCTCGACATAGACCAGTTCGGGGTCGGCGGGATCAGGGAAATCCAGCAGCGTGAAGGGCCCGGCCATGCCCGGGTGCGCGCCCGCGTCGAACGGCAGGATCTGCAAGATCACGTTCTTGCGCTTGGTTTCCAGCAGCAGCCGCTCGAGCTGGCCGCGCATCACCGAGGGGCCGCCGACCGTGCGCCGGATCGCGGCCTCGTCCATCACCACCCACAGCTCGAGCGGCTCCTCCTTGGAGAGGTTGGCCGCGCGATCCATCCTGGCCCTCGCCCTGCTCTCCATGACCGACGCCTCCAGTTTCGGCATCGAGGTGTCGATCACCGCCGTCGCGTACTCGTAGGTCTGCAAAAGCCCTGGGATGATGGAGGTTTGGTAGTGACGGGCGGACAGCGCCTCGGACTCGAAGTTGATGTAGGCGGCGTACACCTCCGACACGCTGCCCTCGTAGGCGCGCGACATGCCGGGCTTCAACGCGTCCGACAGCAACTCCAGTGCGTCATCGCGCTGGTCGTCGCCGATGCGGTACAGGTCGAGCATCGCCATGAGGGTGCGGCGCTGCGGACGCGCCTGCGCGGTCTCGATCCGGTACAGGGTGGTGACGTTGATCCCGGTCTTCGCGCTGACTTCTTCTTTGCTGAGCTGGGCGTACTCGCGCATCTCGTGCAGCATTGCCGCCAGACGTCGCAACCGGACGGTCAGTACGGTGCGCTTGCCTGCCATCAGAACAACCCTTTCGGTCTTGCGCACTTGCTGGAACGCGTTACGGCGTTCTCACCTGAATCCCGCTCCCATGCAGCGAATCTGCGACGAAAGCGTGAGCACAGCAACAGAGACTACCTCCAGTGATCCGCGTTATGGTCAGTGTTTTTCGAGGCGAAGGCGATTGCGGGGAAGCCTGGGTGTAAACCGGGCCGAACGTCGGCCGCGCTGTGGTCGCCATCCCGGCGAGGCTACTGCTGGGTGCGGCGGCATCGTTGCCGTTGCCACCGGCTCGTTGCTGATTGATTGCCATGTGTGCGAAGAGGGGCGATATGTCGCTCTTTGTCGCTGAAAATCTGGAGAATTGTGGGATGCGAAGAGTTTGCTACAGTTCGATTTCATCTGGTGTTCCGCTCTGATGCGAGCCGGTGCCGGTGGATAATGGCCGCGTGACGAGGATGGATCACCGCGCGCCGACAAGCGCCTCCGCGGTCGAGAGCGTCGTCGCGGGCACGCCGCAGAGCGTGGGTAGCTTCCGCTTCTGGTTCGAGGATCAGCGGTGGGAATGGTCGGACGAAGCCGCGGCTGTCTACGGCTACGCCGCCGAGAGCACGCAACCGAGCACCGAGTTGCTGTTGGCGCACAAGCACCCCGACGACCGCGCGCTGGTCGCCCGGTCCATCGACGCCGCCGTGCGCACCGGCGAGCCGTTCTGCGGCCGCCACCGCGTCATCGATACCTCCGGGCGGGTCCATCACGTCATCGTCGTCGCCGACCGGATGTTCGACGACCGGGGCCTGGTGGTCGGCACGACCGGATATCTCATCGACGTGTCCGACGCGCTCGAGGAGAACCGGCAGGAGATCCTCGATGACACCCTGCCCGAGCTCGTCGAATCACGGGCGGTGATCGAGCAGGCCAAAGGGGTGCTCATGGTGGTCTACGGCATCAATGCCGAACAGGCGTTCCGGGTGCTGCAATGGCGTTCCCAGGAAACC carries:
- a CDS encoding DUF4254 domain-containing protein yields the protein MNQTSEDRAIPGKELLLAAFRGLPHIDHPMLEAAGELAQLHRTRERTPLSRCDKLDRRRAQLVRGIDRWVTLAAPIPPPAAPEHSETVGRMVDRLAMLVAQAFAALAYAPDAVFYDAWIQIDELADGYQDLIDDLRTGARRLPEGHYDRW
- a CDS encoding SDR family oxidoreductase → MTVDDTTGRRIVLITGASRGIGAETARVLAARGDHAVINYREKVTRAERLADSIREGGGSASTAGADIADPDSARALIAGIAAEFGRLDVLVLNASGGLELHAGPGYAMALNRDAQERLVRLALPHMSSGSGIVFVTSHQAHFYGRKPVPAEYEPIAASKRAGEDALRAMIPELSARGVTLHVVSGDMIDGTIIVQLLERRNPDAVTARRNQGTLPTVTEFATAVALATTSPADPGHTTYVGGQDYLDERETAS
- a CDS encoding APC family permease; this encodes MSDIAVNPTGHSEPELKRVMGPGLLLLFVVGDILGTGIYALTGKVANEVGGAVWVPFLVAFLVALITGFSYLELVTKYPHAAGAALYTHKAFGIHFLTFMVAFAVMSSGITSASTASRAFAANFAEAFDLDIGTGIAVTVIALVFMTVVAAVNLRGVSEGVKLNVLLTCVELTGLLIVIGVGCWALGVGDGDFSRIVEFDTGERSALGGVIVATTLAFFAMVGFEDSVNMAEECKEPSRIFPKVLLAGLLITGLIYVLVSISAIALVPADQLGQGDTPLLKVVEVGAPDFPTHVFAYITMFAVANSALINMLMASRLIYGMARQGVLPRPFGNVGERRRTPYNAIVFTTLLALGLIVFVGEVPELGGTTALLLLAVFTVVNVAVLVLRRDKVAHKHFHTPTPLPILGAVTCGFLVTPFTDRNPAQYAIAGVLLAIGVALWGLNYLAIRAMRAQPLATEPPTE
- a CDS encoding helix-turn-helix domain-containing protein, encoding MAGKRTVLTVRLRRLAAMLHEMREYAQLSKEEVSAKTGINVTTLYRIETAQARPQRRTLMAMLDLYRIGDDQRDDALELLSDALKPGMSRAYEGSVSEVYAAYINFESEALSARHYQTSIIPGLLQTYEYATAVIDTSMPKLEASVMESRARARMDRAANLSKEEPLELWVVMDEAAIRRTVGGPSVMRGQLERLLLETKRKNVILQILPFDAGAHPGMAGPFTLLDFPDPADPELVYVEGIAGDELIEGHTEIRRFGVIFDQLRAMALSPRDSAAMIVDAAHRMD
- a CDS encoding C40 family peptidase gives rise to the protein MTTFEDIEIDLPYPAYAKEGLKAVVDLAEEYMQRSIVLFASGFDGGQPDMIAWLAENELLSKEGRKLTEDGAQKLQPKASVMTDGYGENSGKIQERAEQLRTYNGSVNQSAIASFDTSNKAFQDVIGIVDELKAELSGEHQVTRWPDGNLYLTVAEEVRLLRLIAEAVDAVHDRIEDADRGMQRDAKNIYDLMPDLPRNPYGSAPDVGSQGPWAQAPSTAKIAPGNGSRDDIVAKAQEQLRLGVTESGGNNIPVFRGPDGKLYKAPYNINDAWCAAFSTWVWDQSGYNVDWSNKNYVPAIWNDAKHLGLAAHISSAQRGDMIIFDWEGDGTPDHVGIVESVDPRTGRINTIEGNSSDRLQNQSYSMNSGSLVGVVRPPSSAADRAS
- a CDS encoding PAS and ANTAR domain-containing protein gives rise to the protein MDHRAPTSASAVESVVAGTPQSVGSFRFWFEDQRWEWSDEAAAVYGYAAESTQPSTELLLAHKHPDDRALVARSIDAAVRTGEPFCGRHRVIDTSGRVHHVIVVADRMFDDRGLVVGTTGYLIDVSDALEENRQEILDDTLPELVESRAVIEQAKGVLMVVYGINAEQAFRVLQWRSQETNVKLRTLAHQLVNEIPAMGGGPASQRARFDHLLLTMRGDVVAAE